A region of Maridesulfovibrio bastinii DSM 16055 DNA encodes the following proteins:
- a CDS encoding DODA-type extradiol aromatic ring-opening family dioxygenase has product MSGLQEKKRQVLYLSHGAGPLPLLGDAGHKEMVDNLESLAAKIEKPSAILLISAHWEEQVATLTSGQAPSLIYDYYDFPPQSYTIKYPAPGDPDLALAVRDKLIEKGISSRLDDSRGFDHGMFVPLKIMYPEADIPCVELSLVQGLDAELHLDIGAALAELSYDNLLIIGSGFSFHNMRAFSIKDTEESRSWNENFESWLIDTCSDTSFSAEERWERLRNWTIAPHARYCHPREEHLIPLHVCAGAAGGPCSEFYELEILGKKASVYLWQE; this is encoded by the coding sequence ATGTCAGGTCTGCAGGAAAAGAAACGTCAGGTTCTGTATCTTTCACATGGAGCCGGGCCATTGCCTCTTCTCGGTGATGCCGGACATAAGGAGATGGTTGATAATCTGGAGTCACTGGCTGCAAAAATAGAAAAGCCATCAGCTATACTTCTCATCAGTGCCCACTGGGAGGAGCAGGTTGCTACGCTGACATCAGGTCAGGCCCCGTCTCTTATTTACGATTATTATGATTTTCCGCCACAGTCATACACAATAAAATATCCGGCTCCCGGAGATCCTGACCTTGCTCTGGCCGTCAGAGACAAGCTTATTGAAAAAGGAATAAGCAGTCGTCTGGATGATTCCCGCGGTTTTGATCACGGTATGTTTGTTCCTCTTAAAATTATGTATCCGGAAGCAGATATTCCTTGTGTAGAGCTGTCTCTGGTGCAGGGACTTGATGCCGAGCTTCATCTGGATATCGGTGCTGCGCTTGCGGAATTGTCCTACGATAATCTGCTGATTATAGGTTCAGGATTTTCGTTTCATAATATGAGAGCCTTTTCCATCAAAGATACGGAAGAAAGCCGCAGTTGGAATGAAAATTTTGAATCATGGTTGATTGATACCTGCTCGGATACCTCGTTTTCTGCTGAAGAACGCTGGGAAAGACTGCGTAACTGGACTATCGCACCGCATGCCCGTTATTGCCATCCAAGAGAAGAACACCTCATTCCGCTGCATGTATGCGCAGGCGCAGCCGGTGGCCCATGCTCAGAATTTTATGAACTCGAAATACTTGGTAAGAAAGCAAGTGTGTACTTGTGGCAGGAATAA
- a CDS encoding NAD(P)-dependent oxidoreductase has translation MASVALIGASGNVGTRILKELISRGHVVTGIARHPDKIEKMEGVTPVAGDTHDKEKLASILKGHDVVISAVRFLDTDPEELIQAVKDSGVKRYIVVGGAGSLEVAPGKMVIDQPDFPEAFKPEASKGVVFLDVLKKVEDLEWTFLSPSAMFTPGERTGVFRLGKDQLLSNENGSSISFEDFSIALVDELEKPQHIRERFTVGY, from the coding sequence ATGGCAAGTGTAGCACTGATCGGAGCTTCCGGTAATGTCGGAACAAGAATTCTGAAAGAGCTTATTTCACGGGGTCACGTTGTAACAGGAATAGCCCGTCATCCTGATAAAATAGAAAAGATGGAAGGAGTTACTCCGGTTGCAGGCGATACCCATGATAAGGAAAAGCTGGCCTCAATTTTAAAAGGTCACGATGTAGTTATCAGTGCTGTAAGGTTTTTAGATACTGATCCAGAAGAATTGATACAGGCTGTAAAGGATTCCGGTGTGAAACGCTATATAGTTGTAGGCGGAGCCGGAAGTCTGGAAGTTGCGCCGGGTAAAATGGTTATTGATCAACCTGATTTTCCTGAAGCTTTCAAGCCTGAAGCCTCAAAGGGTGTTGTTTTTCTGGATGTTCTGAAAAAAGTTGAGGACCTTGAATGGACCTTCTTATCACCTTCGGCAATGTTTACCCCCGGTGAAAGAACCGGTGTTTTCCGTTTGGGAAAAGATCAGCTCTTGAGCAATGAAAATGGTTCCAGCATTTCATTTGAGGATTTTTCCATAGCACTGGTTGATGAACTGGAAAAACCGCAGCATATTCGTGAGCGTTTTACTGTTGGTTATTAA
- a CDS encoding winged helix-turn-helix transcriptional regulator — translation MKADMLISFEEPCPIRDVLDRIGDQWSLLVLNSLSKGVFRFNELMRDLGDISKQMLSKTLKRLEKDGFIKRTLYPEVPLRVEYELTELGKSFLDPMAGLINWANENHQAIVLARQNYEKKR, via the coding sequence ATGAAAGCCGATATGCTCATATCTTTTGAAGAACCATGCCCTATCCGTGATGTGCTTGACCGCATAGGGGACCAATGGAGCCTGCTTGTTTTAAATTCCCTTTCAAAAGGAGTATTCAGGTTCAACGAACTTATGCGTGACCTTGGAGACATCTCCAAACAGATGCTTTCCAAGACCCTTAAAAGGCTGGAAAAAGACGGCTTCATAAAGCGCACGCTCTACCCGGAGGTACCGCTCAGAGTGGAGTATGAACTGACGGAGCTTGGAAAATCTTTTCTCGATCCTATGGCCGGTCTGATTAATTGGGCCAATGAAAACCATCAGGCCATTGTGCTTGCCAGACAGAATTATGAAAAAAAACGCTGA
- a CDS encoding ABC transporter permease: MIELTLKIATKLFWVAIVFLGITVISFWVIHLAPGSPTDMQTTLNPDSNYEARARLNKIYGLDKPLYVQYGNWLSRMVRFDFGRSMSGDNRPVWDRIKERLPLTFGMNVASMVLTLFIAIPIGMFSAWKQNSWFDRGMTIFVFIGFAVPGFWLALLLMLWLGIHYPILPISGLTSLDFDMLSTTGKLLDLAKHLTLPIFIYTFGSLAGMSRFMRSSMLEVLRQDYITTAKAKGLPLNRVLFHHGLRNALLPVITLLGLSIPGLIGGSVIIESIFALPGLGQLFYGAVMSRDYSLIMGSLVLGAILTLAGNILADIAYGLADPRVRSGRNS, from the coding sequence ATGATTGAACTAACACTCAAAATTGCGACCAAACTTTTCTGGGTTGCAATAGTTTTTCTGGGAATCACGGTAATCAGCTTCTGGGTTATACATCTGGCACCAGGCTCTCCTACGGACATGCAGACCACCCTGAACCCGGATTCCAACTACGAAGCGCGGGCAAGACTCAATAAAATCTACGGGCTGGATAAGCCTCTTTATGTGCAATACGGCAACTGGCTTTCCCGTATGGTGCGTTTTGACTTCGGAAGATCAATGTCCGGCGACAACCGCCCGGTATGGGACCGTATTAAAGAACGGCTGCCGCTGACTTTCGGAATGAATGTGGCTTCGATGGTGCTGACTTTATTTATAGCGATACCCATAGGAATGTTCTCGGCATGGAAGCAGAACAGCTGGTTTGACCGGGGAATGACCATTTTCGTTTTTATAGGGTTTGCTGTTCCGGGATTCTGGCTGGCTCTGCTGCTGATGCTGTGGCTTGGAATCCACTACCCGATTCTTCCCATCTCAGGCCTGACATCTCTTGATTTCGATATGCTTTCCACAACGGGGAAGCTGCTGGACCTTGCAAAACATCTCACCCTGCCTATTTTTATTTATACTTTTGGAAGCCTCGCAGGGATGTCACGCTTCATGCGCTCATCCATGCTTGAAGTATTAAGGCAGGATTACATAACCACAGCAAAAGCAAAGGGGCTTCCGCTAAACAGAGTCCTTTTCCATCATGGACTGCGCAATGCCCTGCTACCGGTAATTACCCTGCTCGGACTTTCAATTCCGGGATTAATCGGAGGCAGCGTAATTATTGAGTCCATTTTTGCCCTGCCGGGACTGGGACAACTCTTTTACGGTGCGGTAATGTCCAGAGATTATTCCCTTATTATGGGCAGTCTGGTTCTTGGAGCCATACTGACTCTTGCCGGGAATATACTTGCGGATATCGCTTACGGTCTGGCTGATCCCCGAGTTCGCTCCGGGAGGAACAGCTAA